A single window of Liolophura sinensis isolate JHLJ2023 chromosome 6, CUHK_Ljap_v2, whole genome shotgun sequence DNA harbors:
- the LOC135467191 gene encoding octopamine receptor-like has product MENKELYDNDTSTRGSAEFDFTIRMTLGFLYSFMILLTVVGNFLVVAAVGFYRRMRNCTNYIVMSLAVADLTVAFLVMPFSLMYDIFGKWPFGWTFCYFWRSCDVMCCTASILHICCIALDRFWAIINPLNYRNKMTNRRLCVMISSSWGCSIAISFVPIYLGWFTDDLSTLYKDMDNCDLTVNIVYAILSSCTSFFIPFTFLTVAYAYILRIAKRQAHALKLQESAVYVRQDGTIKMKQQFNRRHTRDNKAIQTLGIIMGIFSVSWLPFFLMYIIMPFCPSCQLSLLQVSLITWLGYANSCMNPFIYAYMNRDFRAAFKKLIFCDVSGKHRSYQDSNTSL; this is encoded by the coding sequence ATGGAGAACAAGGAGTTGTATGACAACGATACGTCCACACGGGGTTCGGCAGAATTTGATTTTACCATACGCATGACGCTGGGATTTCTTTATAGTTTCATGAttctgctgacagttgttgGTAATTTTCTTGTAGTAGCTGCTGTTGGATTTTACCGGCGTATGAGAAACTGCACAAACTACATCGTGATGAGCTTAGCAGTGGCCGACCTCACCGTCGCTTTCCTCGTCATGCCGTTCTCGCTTATGTACGATATATTCGGTAAATGGCCATTTGGATGGACTTTCTGTTACTTTTGGAGGTCATGTGATGTAATGTGCTGTACGGCGTCCATTCTTCATATCTGCTGTATTGCTCTGGATAGATTTTGGGCTATCATCAACCCCCTGAATTACAGGAACAAAATGACCAATCGTAGATTGTGTGTGATGATATCATCTTCTTGGGGCTGCAGTATCGCTATTTCCTTTGTGCCCATATATCTGGGTTGGTTCACCGACGACCTCAGTACTCTGTACAAAGACATGGATAATTGTGATCTCACTGTCAACATCGTGTATGCCATTCTCTCCTCCTGTACTTCCTTCTTTATCCCCTTCACTTTTCTCACCGTGGCATACGCCTACATTCTCCGGATCGCCAAGCGGCAAGCCCACGCCTTAAAACTACAGGAGTCGGCCGTGTATGTCCGGCAAGACGGCACCATTAAGATGAAGCAGCAGTTTAACCGACGCCACACCCGTGACAACAAGGCCATTCAGACACTGGGAATTATAATGGGCATATTTAGCGTGTCTTGGTTACCCTTTTTCCTCATGTACATCATTATGCCATTCTGTCCGAGCTGCCAGCTGTCGTTGTTACAGGTCTCCTTGATCACGTGGTTAGGGTATGCTAATAGCTGTATGAACCCCTTTATATACGCTTACATGAATCGCGATTTTCGGGCAGCTTTTAAGAAGCTTATATTTTGTGACGTTTCAGGCAAGCACCGTAGCTATCAAGACAGCAACACGAGCCTTTGA